TGGAAAGAAAGATAAAGCAGGTGGAAGCATCTGGAGCCAGCGTATTGGCTACAGGTTGCCCCGGATGCCAGCTTCAGCTGGGGCTTGGCGCAAAGAAACGCGGCCTTAAGGTGCAGGTCTTTCACCCCGTTGAGCTTTTAGACCTGGCCTATAGTTATAGCTCTGACGATTCCCAGGAGGAAAGATGTTAGCTCCTCAAATTATCCGGGAACTCAAGAAAATCGTGGGCGAGAAGAACGTGCTAACTTCCCCGGAGGATCTCATAGCCTATTCCTACGACGCCACTTTCCTGGAGCACAGGCCCGATGCGGTTGTCCTCCCGGGGTCCACGGAAGAAGTGAGCGAAGTGATGAAAGTGGCTTACAGGGAAGGTTTACCGGTTATCCCCAGAGGTATGGGGTCGGGCTTGGCCGGTGGTTCAATACCTTTCTCCGGAGGGGTAGTGCTCGCCCTCACCCGCATGAACCGGATCCTGGAAATAGACGAAGAAAATATGACGGCCTGGGTTGAGGCAGGAATCATCACCGCTGAATTCCAGGCCGAAGTGGAAAAAAGAGGGCTCTTTTACCCGCCCGATCCCTCTTCTCACAAATACTCCACCATAGGGGGGAATGTGGCATGCAATGCCGGAGGTCCCCGCTGCCTCAAGTACGGCGTGACGGGTGACTATGTCCTGGGGATGAAGGTTGTCCTGGCCGATGGGAGAATCCTTAAGACCGGAGGCAAAGTTATAAAAAACGTTACCGGCTACAACCTTTCGCACCTTTTTATCGGCACGGAAGGAACCCTGGGGGTTATAACGGAAGTCCTTCTCAAACTTATATCCAAACCCCGCTACGTTTCCACAGCTTTCGCCGTTTTCCCCAACCTTGAGGACGCCGGCAGGGCAGTCCACCGCATCCTTCTGGCAGGGATAACCCCTGCTTCCATTGAACTCATGGATCAGACCACCATCGGGACAGTGGAAGAATACCTGCACCTGGGGCTTCCCACCTGGGCCGAAGCCATCCTTATCCTGGAGGCCGACGGCAATCAGGAGGAAGCCGTCCTCAGGGAAATAGAGGCCATTGCCAGGATATGTCGGGAGAATGGAGCTGTGGAAGTTAAAGTGGCCAGGGATGAGGCTGAAAGGAACAGTCTCTGGAAAGCTCGGCGCTCCGTTTCTCCCTCCCTGGCCCGCAGG
This genomic interval from Anaerolineae bacterium contains the following:
- a CDS encoding FAD-binding protein, with translation MLAPQIIRELKKIVGEKNVLTSPEDLIAYSYDATFLEHRPDAVVLPGSTEEVSEVMKVAYREGLPVIPRGMGSGLAGGSIPFSGGVVLALTRMNRILEIDEENMTAWVEAGIITAEFQAEVEKRGLFYPPDPSSHKYSTIGGNVACNAGGPRCLKYGVTGDYVLGMKVVLADGRILKTGGKVIKNVTGYNLSHLFIGTEGTLGVITEVLLKLISKPRYVSTAFAVFPNLEDAGRAVHRILLAGITPASIELMDQTTIGTVEEYLHLGLPTWAEAILILEADGNQEEAVLREIEAIARICRENGAVEVKVARDEAERNSLWKARRSVSPSLARRAPNKLGEDITVPRSRIPEAVRRIREISQKYGLPVVVFGHAGDGNLHPNILFDKRRPEDMEKVEKIAGEIFKMAVEMGGVLSGEHGVGILKQPYLEMAVGPVAVEIMKAIKQALDPKGILNPGKVVPLGVSWRGE